Part of the Tepiditoga spiralis genome, AAAGAAAATAATTTTGAACTCATAAAATACTTTGTAAATGCTGGTATCAGTGTAAACACCAATGGATGGCACGAATATACCCCGCTTTATTATGCAATTAAGAATAAAAATTACGAAATGACTGAATATCTCATAAAAAATGGTGCGGATACTAATGCCATTTCATGGGAAAATGAAACAATCTTAGATATAGCGATATACACCGGATTAGATTTTGTCAAACTGTTGGTGGAAAATAAATGTAATTTAAATCAAATGGGTAAATATTATCCCCCCCTCACAAAAGCCATCATTTCCAGAAAAAAAAATACTGCAGAATATTTACTTGAAAAAGGAGCTGACGTAACCTTAAAGGATAAAACTGGAAAGGCCGTGTATGATTACGTAAAAGGCAAGCCGAATCTTATGAAAATTTTAAAATCTTACCTACAATAACAAAAAACTACTCTCGAGGTAGTTTTTTGTTATAATTAATACTTTCCTGCAAGGTTATACATCTTTTAAATTCACCTGAATCATCTGTTTTTCCGTAATAGTTGTAGAACAGAAAGTTCAGCCATGGATTGTCAATTTTCAGTTCGTATGTTTTTTTATACATTATCAGCGTGTCGTTTGTGTTTCCAAACTTTTCAAGAAAGTAGCAAAACGTTACAAAGTACTCTCGCCTTTGTTTTTCCATTTTTTCTCTTTTTTTACTTATTCTTTTCTTTTGGGACACTTAGATATGCTCACCTTATTTTTTATTTACATATAATTTTTAACTTTTCAATTCACAAAAAAATGTGTAAATTTAAGTACTTTAGCAGTGAAAAGAATAGCATAAATTATGTATAAAAAGTTTATATTATACACAAAGTATGATATAATTATTAATAAAAAAACAGTTTTATAAAAGGAGGTACATTTATGTTTGGAGAACACCCTTATGTAAAATGGGCAATAAAGGTAATAGAAAATTACATAAAAAATGGAATTAAAATAAATATAGATAATAATCTTCCAGAAGAACTTTTTATAAGAAAAGCTGGTTGTTTTGTAACTTTACACAACTCTGATGGAAGTTTAAGAGGCTGCATAGGAACTATTGAACCTGTTTATGAAAATTTAGCTAAAGAAATAAGAGAAAATGCTATTTCAGCTGCTACAACAGATCCAAGATTTCCTGCAGTTTCAATTAACGAACTCGAAGATATACAAGTAACTGTCGATATACTTTCACAATTAGAGTATGTCGAAGATACAGAAGAATTAGATCCAAGTTATTATGGAATAGTTGTTGAAAGTGGCTGGCGAAGAGGTGTTTTATTACCAGATCTAGAAGGGATCGATTCTATTGAAAAACAAATAAAAGTTGCAAAAATGAAGGCAGGAATTTATGGAAATGAACCATTAGACATATATAAATTTTCAGTAGAAAGGCTTTATTAAAATGAAAAAAATACTTTCTTTTTATAAAGCTACAAATGAAAGTATAAAATGTGAATTGTGTCCTAATGAATGTCTATTAAAAAATGGGCAAACTGGTCTTTGTAAAACAATAAAAAATATAGATAATAAATTATACTCTTTAAATTATGAAGAAATTTCTT contains:
- the amrA gene encoding AmmeMemoRadiSam system protein A; this encodes MFGEHPYVKWAIKVIENYIKNGIKINIDNNLPEELFIRKAGCFVTLHNSDGSLRGCIGTIEPVYENLAKEIRENAISAATTDPRFPAVSINELEDIQVTVDILSQLEYVEDTEELDPSYYGIVVESGWRRGVLLPDLEGIDSIEKQIKVAKMKAGIYGNEPLDIYKFSVERLY